In Raphanus sativus cultivar WK10039 chromosome 5, ASM80110v3, whole genome shotgun sequence, the following proteins share a genomic window:
- the LOC130494889 gene encoding uncharacterized protein LOC130494889, translating into MLLDQIAKGMIVESAATLLNGSFDELEDPTDLPDAILAVVGKTFTFGLSVEKEHVLYGSEIYKVGKIYRESQIVFTESTNVESSESDQDLALTSGEENSVNLLDNEEHSEGMATPSTTPSTKRKGEWSDPPPDIISTSKNLRLKTIKVEKMSDLEKMSGKKT; encoded by the exons ATGTTACTTGACCAAATTGCCAAGGGAATGATCGTCGAGTCGGCGGCGACTCTCTTGAATGGATCATTTGATGAG CTTGAGGATCCTACAGATTTGCCTGACGCCATCCTTGCTGTTGTTGGAAAGACTTTCACATTTGGACTATCTGTGGAAAAGGAACATGTTTTGTATGGATCTGAAATCTACAAGGTTGGGAAAATCTACCGTGAAAGTCAGATTGTTTTCACTGAGTCAACCAATGTTGAGAGTTCAGAGTCTGATCAAGATCTCGCTCTTACAAGTGGAGAAGAG AACTCTGTCAATCTCCTTGACAATGAAGAACACAGTGAGGGAATGGCAACGCCATCAACCACACCATCCACGAAGAGAAAGGGAGAATGGTCAGACCCACCACCAGATATCATTTCGACTTCAAAGAATCTTCGCTTAAAAACTATCAAGGTGGAGAAGATGAGTGATTTGGAGAAGATGAGTGGCAAGAAGACCTAA
- the LOC130494890 gene encoding uncharacterized protein LOC130494890, giving the protein MMFFSDVIGQVQDLGDLESIQVSGKPRMKLEFTLRDINDARVPCCLWGKFAEILYEGCRKDEEGKPICLIRFAKIGKFRGELQITNAFEASLVLINPDIAETAAFKQMFVDEVKPLALCEGRDETLDLEEVKCIQEKRDKWMLYPKRTIQELLESTQVDKCLVECKVFAIDSDWGWYYFGCCTCNKKVVKVGTLVKTIHGNEVTTHLWWCEVCKENVSSVSPR; this is encoded by the exons ATGATGTTTTTTTCAGATGTGATTGGTCAAGTTCAAGACTTGGGGGATCTTGAAAGTATTCAAGTCTCAGGCAAACCAAGAATGAAATTGGAGTTTACCCTTCGCGACATCAA TGATGCTCGTGTTCCCTGCTGTCTGTGGGGTAAATTTGCCGAGATCCTCTACGAGGGGTGTAGAAAAGACGAGGAAGGGAAGCCCATTTGTCTAATAAGGTTTGCAAAGATCGGGAAATTTAGAG gtGAACTCCAAATCACCAATGCTTTTGAGGCATCATTGGTCTTGATTAATCCTGACATAGCTGAAACTGCTGCTTTCAAACAAAT GTTTGTTGATGAGGTTAAACCCCTCGCCCTTTGTGAGGGTCGTGATGAAACACTTGATTTGGAAGAGGTGAAATGTATCCAAGAGAAGCGTGACAAATGGATGCTTTATCCCAAGAGAACCATCCAGGAACTCCTTGAGTCCACTCAG GTGGATAAGTGCTTGGTCGAGTGCAAGGTCTTTGCTATTGACTCAGATTGGGGCTGGTATTACTTTGGTTGCTGCACATGCAACAAAAAGGTGGTGAAAGTGGGAACTTTAGTTAAGACAATTCATGGAAACGAGGTCACTACACATCTCTGGTGGTGTGAGGTGTGCAAAGAGAATGTTTCAAGTGTGTCACCAAGGTGA
- the LOC108856912 gene encoding uncharacterized protein LOC108856912 produces MSRFLNELSLMHKRGLRLFSSPSSGPFLRLGNTVKEEDVLDDILLFDAAKEELLTVPDKPHPHELADTTLVASSLGWGFFSGFSDHRSLYISDHLNPLSSTTSSSKVIPLPPLTALSSCQTDVFCNVAMSSSSPSDDDPDLVVALKFLGRQLCLCRPNRDLRWTNIATPFPFLERSNLIFSNRDRKFYLPLPGSTYLCSWDLHFTPSFRKFMYTNRPKLSQSQHQFLDSCSRADHWVESPSGERFLVKCYTLDDRDPVFMVFREEDMINMCYTEDIGDLCIFISESDPFCVQASSCPGLLPNSIYLVEPVFGVYHLPTRSLRHFEEKLDKTETRSLGHFEERLDKTEVNLHLPHWLPPLPTI; encoded by the exons ATGTCTCGGTTTCTCAACGAACTCTCCTTG ATGCACAAGAGGGGCCTTCGTTTGTTCTCCTCACCGTCTTCGGGTCCTTTTCTGAGGCTTGGCAATACGGTCAAGGAAGAAGATGTACTTGATGACATTCTCTTGTTCGATGCTGCCAAGGAAGAGTTACTCACTGTCCCTGACAAACCACATCCCCATGAGCTCGCTGACACCACTCTCGTTGCATCTTCTCTTGGATGGGGTTTTTTCTCTGGCTTTTCCGACCACCGTTCCTTGTACATCTCCGACCACTTGAACCCACTGTCTTCCACAACATCATCATCCAAGGTCATTCCTCTGCCTCCCCTCACTGCTCTCTCCTCTTGCCAAACTGACGTCTTCTGCAATGTCGCTATGTCTTCATCCTCTCCTAGTGATGATGACCCGGACTTGGTCGTTGCTCTCAAGTTCTTGGGCAGACAGCTCTGTCTCTGTAGACCAAACCGTGATTTGCGTTGGACTAACATCGCCACTCCTTTCCCCTTCTTGGAAAGATCCAACCTCATCTTCTCCAACAGAGACCGCAAGTTCTACTTGCCTCTTCCTGGCAGCACCTACTTGTGCTCCTGGGATCTCCACTTCACCCCTAGCTTCCGTAAGTTTATGTATACCAACCGTCCCAAGCTCTCACAGTCCCAGCACCAGTTTCTGGATTCTTGTTCCAGGGCTGATCACTGGGTTGAGTCTCCCTCCGGGGAGCGTTTCCTCGTCAAATGCTACACTCTGGACGACAGAGACCCTGTGTTCATGGTGTTTAGAGAGGAAGACATGATCAACATGTGTTACACTGAGGACATTGGTGATTTGTGCATCTTCATTTCGGAGTCTGACCCTTTCTGCGTCCAAGCTAGCTCGTGCCCTGGTCTACTCCCCAACTCCATCTATCTTGTAGAACCTGTCTTTGGTGTTTACCATCTCCCCACCAGAAGCCTTCGTCATTTTGAAGAGAAACTGGATAAGACTGAGACCAGAAGCCTTGGTCATTTTGAAGAGAGACTGGATAAGACTGAGGTTAATCTCCACCTTCCTCACtggcttcctcctcttcctaCTATCTAG